A genomic region of Gemmatimonadetes bacterium SCN 70-22 contains the following coding sequences:
- a CDS encoding NAD(+) synthase — MQVLSTADGADDTGGPPPLDIDATLVEAWLTKFIRDEMTRRGFQRAVVGVSGGVDSAVTAFLAARALGKENVLGLRLPYRTSSRESLEHAQLVIDSLGIPSRTLDISGAVDGYLAHEPDADPTRRGNVMARVRMIALFDQSARLRGVPLGTGNKTERLFGYFTWHADDSPPINPLGDLFKTQVWALARHLGVPEVIVGKPASADLVPGQTDEGDFGISFAHADVILNWLVSGYSAADLVARGFDAEQVALVRRRVDGTHWKRKLPTVAMLTQTAIGESYLRPVDY; from the coding sequence ATCCAGGTCCTTTCCACCGCCGACGGCGCCGATGACACGGGAGGGCCGCCCCCCCTCGACATCGACGCCACGCTGGTCGAAGCCTGGCTCACGAAGTTCATCCGCGACGAGATGACACGCCGCGGCTTCCAGCGCGCGGTCGTCGGGGTGTCGGGGGGAGTCGACTCTGCCGTGACCGCCTTTCTCGCCGCGCGCGCGCTCGGCAAGGAGAACGTGCTGGGGCTGCGGCTCCCCTATCGCACCTCGAGCCGGGAATCGCTCGAGCACGCGCAGCTCGTCATCGACTCCCTCGGCATCCCCTCGCGCACCCTCGACATCTCCGGCGCCGTCGACGGCTACCTGGCGCACGAGCCCGACGCCGATCCGACGCGTCGCGGCAACGTCATGGCGCGCGTGCGCATGATCGCCCTCTTCGACCAGTCGGCACGCCTTCGCGGCGTCCCGTTAGGCACGGGCAACAAGACCGAGCGGCTCTTCGGGTACTTCACCTGGCATGCCGACGACTCGCCACCGATCAACCCGCTGGGCGACCTCTTCAAGACGCAGGTCTGGGCCCTGGCCCGGCACCTGGGCGTTCCCGAGGTGATCGTCGGCAAGCCCGCCTCGGCCGACCTCGTCCCCGGCCAGACCGACGAGGGCGATTTCGGGATCAGCTTCGCGCACGCCGACGTGATCCTGAACTGGCTGGTATCGGGATACTCGGCAGCCGACCTCGTGGCCCGTGGCTTCGACGCCGAGCAGGTCGCGCTCGTGCGCCGCCGCGTGGACGGGACGCACTGGAAGCGGAAGCTCCCCACCGTGGCGATGCTGACCCAGACCGCGATCGGCGAGTCGTACCTGCGCCCGGTCGACTACTAG